One segment of Dolichospermum sp. DET69 DNA contains the following:
- a CDS encoding GNAT family N-acetyltransferase, with protein sequence MKYSQIQFSQSLADIDLYQVQELFNLAAFWAKGRSIKDWGIAIANSEPVISIWDRELLIGFARATSDGIYRATIWDVVIHPEYQGKGLGIKLVETVLSHPRMQKVERVYLMTTHQQEFYEKIGFQANNTTTMVLNNQSNFDAFMTEEICLQQSL encoded by the coding sequence ATGAAATATTCTCAGATTCAATTTAGCCAAAGCCTTGCGGATATTGATCTTTACCAAGTCCAAGAACTGTTTAATCTGGCTGCTTTTTGGGCAAAAGGACGCAGTATTAAGGATTGGGGTATAGCTATTGCTAACAGTGAACCTGTTATTTCTATCTGGGATAGGGAATTATTAATTGGTTTTGCCAGAGCCACTTCTGATGGCATCTATCGCGCTACGATTTGGGATGTTGTCATTCATCCAGAATATCAAGGTAAGGGACTGGGCATCAAGTTGGTAGAAACGGTTTTAAGTCATCCCCGGATGCAAAAGGTAGAGCGTGTATACTTGATGACAACTCACCAACAGGAATTTTATGAAAAGATTGGTTTTCAAGCAAATAACACGACGACAATGGTTTTAAACAATCAGTCTAATTTTGATGCTTTTATGACTGAGGAGATTTGTTTGCAACAGTCTCTATAG